A genome region from Prionailurus viverrinus isolate Anna chromosome A3, UM_Priviv_1.0, whole genome shotgun sequence includes the following:
- the PCED1A gene encoding PC-esterase domain-containing protein 1A — translation MVFCLDNEQPRLPLRSAMVHFQASEVQQLLHNKFVVILGDSIQRSVYKDLVLLLQRDSLLTAAQLKAKGELSFEQDQLVAGGQLGELHNGTQYREVRQFCSGSGHHLVRFYFLTRVYSEYLEGVLEELTYGPAPDLVIINSCLWDLSRYGRCSMESYRENLERVFVRMDQVLPDSCLLVWNMAMPLGERVTGGFLLPELQPLAGSLRRDVVEGNFYSATLAGDHCFDVLDLHFHFRHAVQHRHRDGVHWDQHAHRHLSHLLLTHVADAWGVELPQRDYPSDPWIEDWPEPDHPFQGSHGQPPDFGEQLCLPPPQPSPLPPPIPFPYPIPQPSPPPLFPPLPQDTPFFPSQPFPAHEFFSYNSTEDFSMSPHLGCGPGVNFVPGPLPPPVPGPVPHGQHRGPVVHRGMPRCAPSSPYHVPRMGGPCRQRLRHSDRLIHTNKLDRQPPAHSGTWPG, via the exons ATGGTCTTCTGTCTGGACAACGAGCAGCCACGCCTCCCGCTGCGAAGCGCCATGGTCCACTTCCAGGCCTCAGAAGTCCAGCAGCTGCTACACAACAAGTTCGTGGTCATCTTGGGGGACTCAA TCCAGCGGTCTGTGTACAAGGACCTAGTGCTCTTGCTCCAGAGGGACTCCCTGCTCACAGCTGCTCAGCTGAAAGCCAAG ggggagcTGAGCTTTGAACAGGACCAACTGGTGGCTGGGGGTCAGCTGGGCGAACTGCACAACGGGACACAGTACCGGGAGGTCCGCCAGTTCTGCTCGGGTTCTGGCCACCACCTTGTGCGCTTCTACTTCCTCACCCGCGTTTACTCCGAGTACCTCGAGGGCGTCCTGGAGGAGCTGACATACGGGCCTGCCCCGGACCTGGTGATCATCAACTCCTGCCTCTGGGATCTCTCCAG GTATGGCCGCTGCTCAATGGAGAGCTACCGAGAGAACCTGGAGCGGGTGTTTGTGCGCATGGACCAGGTGTTGCCAGACTCTTGCCTGCTGGTGTGGAACATGGCAATGCCCTTGGGGGAGCGCGTCACTGGGGGTTTCCTTCTGCCAGAG CTCCAGCCCCTGGCAGGGTCTCTGCGGCGGGATGTGGTTGAAGGGAACTTCTACAGCGCCACGCTGGCCGGGGACCACTGCTTTGATGTCCTGGACCTCCACTTTCATTTCCGGCATGCGGTACAGCACCGTCACCGAGACGGTGTCCACTGGGACCAGCATGCCCACCGCCACCTCTCACACTTGCTTCTGACCCACGTGGCCGACGCCTGGGGTGTGGAGCTGCCCCAGCGTGACTATCCTTCTG ACCCATGGATTGAGGACTGGCCAGAGCCGGATCATCCGTTCCAGGGGAGCCATGGGCAGCCCCCAGACTTCGGGGAGCAGCTGTGtttgcccccaccccagccttctcctctgccccctcccataCCTTTCCCCTACCCCATTCCTCAGCCCTCGCCGCCTCCCCTGtttccacccctgccccaggacaCCCCCTTTTTCCCAAGCCAGCCCTTCCCAGCCCATGAATTCTTCAGTTATAATTCAACAGAAGACTTCTCGATGTCACCCCACTTAG GATGTGGCCCTGGAGTGAATTTTGTGCCTGGCCCCCTGCCACCTCCAGTCCCTGGCCCTGTCCCCCATGGCCAGCACCGGGGCCCAGTGGTCCACCGGGGGATGCCACGCTGTGCTCCCAGCAGCCCCTACCATGTGCCGAGGATGGGGGGGCCCTGCAGACAGCGGCTCAGACACTCAGACAGACTGATCCACACAAACAAACTGGACAGACAGCCTCCTGCCCATTCGGGGACATGGCCTGGGTAG